A single region of the Terriglobales bacterium genome encodes:
- a CDS encoding Nramp family divalent metal transporter has translation MSTRPWRFEAESPSLPEVYRSLPVARTASFWRKMLAFAGPGYLVAVGYMDPGNWATDLAAGSRFNYTLLSVIMLSNLMAILLQSLAVKLGIVTGRDLAQACRDHYSKPVSFGLWVLCEVAIAACDLAEVIGSAIALELLFGIPLIWGVCLTALDVLLVLFLQNRGFRYIEALVISLISVVGFCFGLEIIFSRPEIREIARGFFIPSPQIVTNPEMLYIAIGILGATVMPHNLYLHSSIVQTRNFERTREGMREAIKFSTLDSTIALMFALFVNAAILIVSAATFHRNGYSEVAEIGQAHQLLTPVLGVVSASTLFALALLASGQNSTLTGTLAGQIVMEGFLRIRLKPWLRRLITRMVAIVPAVLVTFYYGESGTARLLVLSQVILSMQLSFAVFPLVMFTSDKLKMGEFVNPGWVKTLSWMVAVVIAALNAWLLVQTFRMWMAG, from the coding sequence ATGAGCACCCGCCCTTGGCGCTTCGAAGCCGAGTCCCCCAGCCTGCCTGAGGTCTATCGCAGCCTGCCGGTGGCGCGTACCGCCAGCTTCTGGCGCAAGATGCTGGCCTTTGCCGGGCCGGGGTATCTGGTGGCCGTCGGCTACATGGATCCCGGCAACTGGGCCACCGACCTAGCCGCCGGCTCGCGCTTCAACTACACCCTGCTCTCGGTCATCATGCTCTCCAACCTGATGGCCATCCTCCTGCAGAGCCTGGCCGTCAAGCTGGGCATCGTCACCGGGCGCGACCTCGCCCAGGCCTGCCGCGACCACTACTCCAAGCCCGTCTCCTTCGGCCTGTGGGTGCTGTGCGAGGTCGCCATCGCCGCCTGCGACCTGGCCGAAGTCATCGGCTCGGCCATTGCGCTGGAACTGCTGTTCGGCATCCCTCTGATCTGGGGTGTGTGTCTCACCGCCCTCGACGTGCTGTTGGTCCTGTTCCTGCAGAACCGCGGCTTCCGTTACATCGAGGCGCTGGTCATCTCGCTCATCAGCGTGGTGGGCTTCTGCTTTGGGCTGGAGATCATCTTCTCCCGCCCCGAGATCCGCGAGATCGCCCGCGGCTTCTTCATTCCCTCGCCCCAGATCGTCACCAACCCGGAGATGCTCTACATCGCCATCGGCATCCTGGGCGCTACGGTGATGCCGCACAATCTCTACCTGCACTCCTCCATCGTGCAGACGCGCAATTTCGAGCGCACCCGCGAAGGCATGCGCGAAGCCATCAAGTTCTCCACTCTGGATTCGACCATCGCGCTGATGTTCGCGCTGTTCGTCAACGCCGCCATCCTCATCGTCTCCGCCGCCACCTTCCATCGCAACGGCTACAGCGAAGTCGCCGAGATCGGCCAGGCCCACCAGCTCCTCACGCCCGTGCTGGGCGTGGTGAGCGCCAGCACCCTGTTCGCTCTCGCCCTGCTGGCTTCCGGCCAGAACTCCACCCTCACCGGCACGCTCGCCGGGCAGATCGTGATGGAAGGCTTCCTGCGCATCCGCCTCAAGCCCTGGCTGCGCCGCCTCATCACCCGCATGGTGGCCATTGTGCCGGCCGTCCTGGTGACCTTCTATTACGGAGAAAGCGGCACCGCCCGCCTGCTGGTCCTGAGCCAGGTGATCCTCAGCATGCAGTTGAGCTTCGCCGTCTTTCCGCTGGTCATGTTCACCAGCGACAAGCTGAAGATGGGCGAGTTCGTGAACCCCGGCTGGGTCAAGACTCTCTCCTGGATGGTGGCCGTCGTCATCGCCGCCCTCAACGCCTGGCTGCTCGTGCAGACCTTCCGCATGTGGATGGCAGGCTAG